The following proteins are encoded in a genomic region of Odontesthes bonariensis isolate fOdoBon6 chromosome 19, fOdoBon6.hap1, whole genome shotgun sequence:
- the med11 gene encoding mediator of RNA polymerase II transcription subunit 11, giving the protein MANERLRVLEDVEKEIAMVLQCAGNTVLELSKDKHNASFLDRQLLQFQNSINRVESELNAQICYLTQVATGQPHEGSTYSARKDCQMALNRAEYAKVKLGELGRTCEAMLEQQ; this is encoded by the exons ATGGCCAATGAGCGGCTCCGAGTTCTGGAGGACGTGGAGAAGGAAATAGCAATGGTCCTGCAGTGCGCCG GAAATACTGTTCTCGAACTCTCCAAAGACAAACACAATGCCAGTTTCCTGGACAGACAACTGCTCCAGTTCCAGAACTCAATCAACCGAGTGGAGAGTGAACTGAATGCCCAGATCTGCTACCTCACACAG GTAGCTACTGGACAACCTCACGAAGGTTCCACTTATTCAGCCAGGAAGGACTGTCAGATGGCACTGAACAGAGCAGAGTATGCAAAGGTCAAACTGGGAGAACTGGGACGGACATGTGAAGCTATGCTGGAGCAGCAGTAG